The genomic interval ATGTGGTTATCATCCCGCTATTGAGTCCTATAGGAAGACAGGATGCAAGTGTGCCTTTATCGTGGTCTCCGTAAAGTGCGAATGCTGAAACTTCCCCATTTGTAACTTCAAACTCTATCCTTTCAACATCGCTAAAATTAATATTCTCTGGAACAAAGTTTTCCATAACATCAACCTTTTTCTCGTGTGGATTTAATGTAATGTTGTAGCGAGTATAAGTATTGTGGTTATCAACAATTGAAATATGCAAAGTTGCATTTAGAGAATCAGACGGGTTAACAATGGCTATTCCTGCCCAGGGATTTTCACTTTGAGGCATCATACTCTTTGTAAAATAGAATTTATCTCCCTTTTTAATAAAGTTTGAGTCGGCAGGTACATATGCAAGTTCCCTGTGGTCTCTCGTCCCGTAAAGTGCTGAAACAACCATTTTGTCAGAACTGGAGAATTCTAAATAACTTGTGTCATCCATGTTTGTATCTGGAAAAAGATTTTCAAAAACATCAACAATTTTTCCGTATTGTGGAATGTCAAAATAGCCTTCTTTTAATACTTGTTTATTGTAATCGTAAAGTTTGTAGTTTACCCTTATTTTTTTGAAATGTGATGGATTAACAATTACCAGTCCATACCACCAGTAGTGAATTTCAGGTGGCACATGGGGCAAAACAAACCTTTTAGCAGGGGCAATTGAGTAAAAATATCCCATTGAGCCTTCACCTTCAGACTGATAAAAACTTAAAATTTTTATATGCTCATTATCGCTGTTCAATTTTACCCACTGAGGCACTTCGTCGTTTACAGTAAACGGTAATTCCTGAAATGCTGAGTTAATATTTATGTCTTTACTGATTAATTGAGAATGTGTATCAAATACTCCAACAAGAGAGCCTGTCGTTGATGTATATTCTGTTTCTTCCTGAGTTTCACTATTCACAGTTCTGTAAGGAATAAATGCAGCGTATAGGAAATTATCCCAGTATGCTGTATTGAGTGTGTGAGGTATTATTATTTTTTTATTATTTTCAGTTATTTTTAACGAATAATTATCGTTATAGTATCCAATAATAGGGTATTCCACCTTTAAAAAATAATCCTCAACATTGTCTAATGCTGAGAAATTATAATGGGCACTTTTGTAATTACTGTCGTACTGTACATAATCGATAAAATTTTCATCTTTGTCATAGATTCTGCCTAATGCGTAGTTTTGATAATCATTGAAGTAAATATTTAAGTCTATGTTTTCTCCTGGTTCAATAAAAAAAGTAAAGTAATCGTCGTTTAATATTCTGTAAATAAGGTTTGTGTCAAGTTTGTTAGCCTCTTCAAATGAGTTGTCAGGTTCGTTTCCATCGTCTTCTTGAGTGTAATCGTGGTTCATAATTTCATGCACATTATCAAGGTTTACATAAGGATTGGCGCTTTCAATTGTTTCAGGATACCATGCAAAGTCAGGGTGGTCATTTACAGAGTCCCCGGTCCATTCCCCTGAGATTGGCTCTCCATTTGAATTAAGGGTTAAATCATAGGTGTATGTTCTTGTATATACGTGGGTGTCTCCTGAATCATCAGGGTCTAATATCCCATCGTCGTATGAGTCTGTGGCGCAGTATATTTTAAGGGTACAATGCCTGATATTGTTTTCATCAGTATAAGATAACTCATATTTAAACACAGGGTAAGTCCAGACCTCTTTTGAGGGGTCTGTATCAAGTAGAATAGACATATTGTTGTCCTTCAAGTACATTTCAAGTACATTTTGTAAATCCAGGGGATTAATATCCTCAAAAGCCTCCTGATTATCATCTCCATCATACCTTGTACCGTAAAAACTTGCTCCAGCATCTGCTCCCTGATAGCATTCTGTTAACAATCCCTTTAAATCCCCTACATAGAAAACAATTGAGTTGTATGTGCATTTGTGTGTGGGTTCCTGTTCCAAAATCGCTGCCGCAGCCCAGCCGTTGCAGTGCCCCCACCAGCCTTCTCCATCTGGTTGGTAGTGATTCTCCAGTTCCCACTGTGTTGCAAGATAGGGTTGGTTAAAGGCTAAATCATATTTTTCCATGGGAGTGGGGAATCCATTGTATCCCTTGCCTGAGCATAGAGCTCCCTCTTTATTTGGCCACCAGTATCCGTTCCATGGCCTCGTAGTTATTTCAACAACTTCGGTTGTTTCTGCAATTAAAATGTGTGAGATAAAAATTAAAGCTAATATAAAAAATATTTTTTTCATCTTTCTTTAACCTCTAATATTTTAAAAATTGGAGTATTTGCTACTTTTATTGTCTTTTTATTCATATAATTAAAAACTGGCAAGAACGGATAAAAGTTTGCTTTTAATTCTAATTTTATATGCTGAGGTTTTGTAACAATAAATACCCTCTCTTTCCCTGCAAATTTTTTGATTTCTTCAATTCTTACAATCTTCCCATTTTTGATTTCCATTTTTGCTTTGTATTTCCCATTAAGGAAAAACTTTGCGCTATCTCCTTCTAATTTTACCTTCCATTGTTTTTTTAAAATTTTATTATTGAACCCTTTATAATTTCCTTCAATTATTAATATCTTTGAAAAGGCATTAATACTGATTAATACTAAGAATAGTATAATTATTTTTTTCATAGTTAACTCCTAATAGTTGTAAAATGGATTTGACTGTGTTTTTAAATAAATTTTCCAGTCTCCGTTTTCTTTTATCCATTTGTTTTTTACAATAACATTTTCTAATTTATAGCCCTGAAAATCAATGGTAATTGAGACTTTAACTTCTGCCTCTGTTTTATTTTTGTTGTATTTAATATTTTCAATTTCATACTTTAATACCCTGTAATTTAAAAGTGAGTAGAATTTCTTTTCATTAATCTCTTTTTTTAGCGATTGCGGGAGGAAATCATCGTAAAGCCTCATTGTTTTCCCGTTGTAGTTAAAGGTATATTTTCCAGTCATTCTTGCTTTCCAGAAAAGCTCAACCTTTGTTTCAAGCGGGATACTATTTCCTAACTTTAAGCAACTTACAGTAGAAATAACAAAAAACAGCAATAGAATTTTTTTTGCCATATTCACTCCCTTTCACTAATATATTATCCATTAGATTGTAATTAAAGACAATTGTTTTTAACTTTCAAGTGTTTTAACTCACAAAATTCTTATTCTTAGACGGATGAAAATGTGGTATAGTTTTATTGAAATTTCTCTTTAAATTTGTGGGAGGTAAATATGAAAAAGTTTATTGTTTTGGTTTTAGGTATTTTACTTGCTATTCCGTCTTATTCTATGAAAATAGCGGGCAAAAATCTTCCTGACACTTTAAAATTTGGTGATGCTACCCTTGTTTTGAATGGTGCAGGTATAAGAAAGAAATTCTGGGTAAAGGTTTATGCCGGTGGATTATATCTTACAAAAAAATCCCATAACGCAAAAGCGATTATAAATGCTGATGAACCTATGGCAGTAAGATTGCATTTTATTTACGACGGTGTTTCTTCTAAAAAGATGAGAGGGGCATGGGAAGACAGTTTTGAGGAAGTTTTAAGCGACAATGAATTAATGAAACTTAAAAACAAGATAAAACTTTTTGAATCATTCTTTGATGTAGAAACCCACGAAGATGATATATGGGATTTGGTTTATATTCCAGGTGTTGGTACAAAGGTACTCTTAAATGGTAAAGAGAAGGGTGTTGTTCCCGGATTGGATTTCAAAAAAGCGCTTTTCTCAATTTACCTTTCTGAAAAGACAGAGATACCTGATGTCAGGGAGGCAATGTTAGGATTAGATTAAATTTTTAGAAAAAATCAGTTTGAAAGGGCAGGGTAACCTGCCTTTTTTTGTTTTTATGTAGTAATATTTAACTATGGATTACGAAAGGCTGAAAACTCTAATTATTGGCAGTTTAGTTTTTGTTGGTTTTCTTTTTGTTGCTTTTATTTTAATTGTAAGGAAACTTAAAAGAGAGTTTGAGAGTTCAAAAGTTGTTGAGCCTGACGATGTGTTCTATCAAAACTTAAAAACAGCACTTGAAAAACAACATGCCTTAACTGAAGAGGTTAAGAGAAAAGAGAGATTTCAGAAAACAGTACTTGACAACATTTCTGTGGGAGTTGCAGTCTTCGATAGGTATAAAAAACTTAGAGATTCAAATAGTTTTTTTAGAAAACTCTTTAGTATAGATGAAAATTCAAATGGAAAAACAATTGTTGAGTTAGGCTTTCCTGAAGGTTTTGTTGAGTTTGTTAAATCAATAAATTTTTCAATGCTTTTTCAACCCTTTGAGAAACAGTTAAATTTAAAAGAAAAGGTGTTGTTGATAAGGGTATCTAAAATACAATTTATGACAGATGCTGAGGGGATACTTCTTTTAATCCATGATATTACAGAGCTTGAAAATGCAAAGAAGAAGCTTGAATTAAGAAACAGGCTTGAGTATATAGGTGAAATGTCGGCAAATATGGCCCACGAGTTTAAGAATGCAATTTCCACTGTTAAAGGCTATGCTCAAATGATATTAACGGGGGAAAATGATGATAAATCATTAAAGTATGCAGAGAAAATATTAAAAGAAAGTGAAAATATAAACGAGGTTGTAAATAGATTCCTTCTTTATGCAAAGCCTCTTAATATCTCGCTTGAGAATATTGATGCAAAGGAATTTTTAAATAAAATTGAATCTAAATTTGAAGATAAAGAGTATGTGGATTTTCTATTTGAGTCAGAAAACTTTGTTTTTAAGGGAGACAGAGTTTTATTGCGTCAGTGTTTTGAAAATTTGATTTTAAACTCAATTGAAAGTGTAAGGGGAAATGACAATCCATCAGTTAAGGTTTTTCTTAAGAAAAGTGAAAAT from Thermotomaculum hydrothermale carries:
- a CDS encoding chalcone isomerase family protein; translation: MKKFIVLVLGILLAIPSYSMKIAGKNLPDTLKFGDATLVLNGAGIRKKFWVKVYAGGLYLTKKSHNAKAIINADEPMAVRLHFIYDGVSSKKMRGAWEDSFEEVLSDNELMKLKNKIKLFESFFDVETHEDDIWDLVYIPGVGTKVLLNGKEKGVVPGLDFKKALFSIYLSEKTEIPDVREAMLGLD
- a CDS encoding sensor histidine kinase translates to MDYERLKTLIIGSLVFVGFLFVAFILIVRKLKREFESSKVVEPDDVFYQNLKTALEKQHALTEEVKRKERFQKTVLDNISVGVAVFDRYKKLRDSNSFFRKLFSIDENSNGKTIVELGFPEGFVEFVKSINFSMLFQPFEKQLNLKEKVLLIRVSKIQFMTDAEGILLLIHDITELENAKKKLELRNRLEYIGEMSANMAHEFKNAISTVKGYAQMILTGENDDKSLKYAEKILKESENINEVVNRFLLYAKPLNISLENIDAKEFLNKIESKFEDKEYVDFLFESENFVFKGDRVLLRQCFENLILNSIESVRGNDNPSVKVFLKKSENGEVIFRVVDNGKGIPEDEITKVFVPFFTTKSEGTGLGLAICEKIIAKHNGSIEIKSEQGIGTEVIVRL